A genomic region of Candidatus Polarisedimenticolia bacterium contains the following coding sequences:
- a CDS encoding septum formation initiator family protein, which translates to MSHRAEAPRLLINARMVKEKDRARARELRRLLVYGAAILVPLLAYVWQRVDFLRISYQVEALKKERQELQEQNKHLAVERSFLMSPDRIERMARKELGLVDPSPTDVRRVSVIDGRINQVQARAGSPRGGSRGGAGAAPADGGAGDGTGVLEAGLGIIPAVGTVRKARPDRTNAP; encoded by the coding sequence ATGAGCCATCGCGCCGAGGCCCCGCGCCTCCTGATCAACGCGCGCATGGTCAAGGAGAAGGACCGCGCCCGCGCCCGCGAGCTGCGCCGTCTCCTCGTCTACGGCGCCGCGATCCTCGTGCCGCTCCTGGCGTACGTCTGGCAGCGCGTCGACTTCCTCCGGATCTCCTACCAGGTCGAGGCGCTCAAGAAGGAGCGCCAGGAGCTGCAGGAGCAGAACAAGCACCTCGCGGTCGAGCGCTCCTTTCTCATGTCGCCGGACCGCATCGAGCGCATGGCGCGCAAGGAGCTCGGCCTCGTCGATCCGTCGCCGACCGACGTGCGCAGGGTGTCGGTGATCGACGGCCGCATCAACCAGGTGCAGGCCCGGGCCGGGTCCCCGCGCGGCGGGAGCCGGGGCGGCGCCGGCGCGGCCCCCGCGGACGGCGGGGCCGGGGACGGGACCGGCGTCCTTGAAGCGGGCCTGGGAATCATTCCAGCGGTGGGGACGGTCAGGAAGGCACGGCCGGACAGGACGAATGCGCCCTGA
- the rsmH gene encoding 16S rRNA (cytosine(1402)-N(4))-methyltransferase RsmH encodes MDGTTHRPVLLRETLEALRCRPGGFWVDGTVGAGGHAEAILRATAPDGRLLGCDRDPDALAATSKRLAPCGERVLLRHADYRRLPALLDELGLDAVSGILLDLGVSSLQLDDPERGFSFREDGPLDMRMDRTQPATAADLVNSAPADRLASILETFGEEPQARRIARAIARARARAPITTTRALADIVSDAIPARRGGRIHPATRAFQALRIAVNAELDGLDRLLEDAARRLLPGGRIVVIAFHSLEDRIVKGSLRGLTRRCLCPRDLPVCACGRPGILKPVTPRAVRPATAEIEDNPRSRSARLRAFERLEPAA; translated from the coding sequence ATGGACGGCACGACGCACCGGCCGGTCCTCCTCAGGGAGACGCTGGAGGCTTTGCGCTGCCGGCCGGGCGGCTTCTGGGTGGACGGCACGGTCGGGGCCGGCGGCCATGCCGAGGCCATTCTGCGGGCCACGGCGCCTGACGGGCGCCTTCTCGGCTGCGACCGCGACCCGGACGCCCTCGCGGCCACCTCGAAGAGGCTGGCGCCGTGCGGCGAGCGCGTCCTTCTCCGGCACGCCGACTATCGGCGGCTGCCCGCCCTTCTGGACGAGCTCGGCCTCGATGCCGTGTCCGGGATCCTCCTCGACCTCGGCGTCTCGTCCCTGCAGCTCGACGATCCGGAGCGCGGCTTCTCGTTCCGCGAGGACGGGCCCCTCGATATGAGGATGGATCGGACGCAGCCGGCCACGGCGGCCGACCTGGTAAACTCCGCTCCTGCGGATCGGCTCGCCTCGATTCTCGAGACGTTCGGTGAGGAGCCGCAGGCGCGGCGGATCGCGCGGGCCATCGCGCGCGCCCGGGCCCGCGCCCCGATCACAACCACGCGGGCGCTCGCGGACATCGTGTCGGACGCGATCCCGGCGCGCCGCGGCGGGCGGATCCACCCGGCGACCCGCGCCTTCCAGGCGCTGCGGATCGCCGTGAACGCCGAGCTGGACGGGCTCGACCGCCTGCTCGAGGACGCCGCCCGACGGCTCCTTCCGGGCGGCCGGATCGTCGTCATCGCGTTCCATTCCCTCGAGGACCGGATCGTCAAGGGCTCGCTGCGCGGCCTGACCCGTCGCTGCCTCTGCCCGCGCGATCTTCCGGTGTGCGCCTGCGGCCGCCCGGGAATCCTGAAGCCCGTGACACCGAGGGCGGTGCGCCCGGCGACCGCCGAGATCGAGGACAACCCGCGCAGCCGCAGCGCGCGGCTGCGCGCCTTCGAACGGCTGGAGCCGGCCGCATGA
- a CDS encoding division/cell wall cluster transcriptional repressor MraZ encodes MLRGNTPAKLDDKGRLKIPSLFRKHLEETYGRECFVTSLTGHFVRVYPMPVWLEIEKKIAAHSSMSPPVARFRDFVNYYGQSAAMDDQGRILIHPLLRQKSGIDGEVAVLGNLSYLDIWNREKFQAKLDAGPLTDEDYKALSSLGL; translated from the coding sequence ATGCTGAGGGGAAACACCCCGGCGAAGTTGGACGACAAGGGGCGCCTCAAGATCCCCAGCCTCTTCCGAAAACATCTCGAAGAGACCTACGGCCGCGAGTGTTTCGTGACCTCCCTCACCGGCCATTTCGTGCGGGTCTACCCGATGCCGGTCTGGCTGGAGATCGAAAAGAAGATCGCCGCCCACTCGTCCATGAGCCCGCCGGTGGCCCGTTTCCGGGACTTCGTGAACTACTACGGGCAATCGGCCGCCATGGACGACCAGGGGCGCATCCTGATCCATCCGCTCCTGCGCCAGAAGAGCGGCATCGACGGCGAGGTCGCCGTTCTGGGCAACCTGTCCTACCTGGACATCTGGAACCGCGAGAAATTCCAGGCGAAGCTCGACGCGGGGCCCCTGACCGACGAGGACTACAAAGCCCTTTCCTCCCTCGGCCTTTGA
- a CDS encoding outer membrane beta-barrel protein yields MKQAAAVAPFVILLATCSIPGTVLAASQPGDFSFFAGIGESGTKSDNSYRADQTLSFALQYQKSGYAAYRAATGFFALSGRETISPSIGTRDASAFFLTGDVLFTPRFRMVNPYVAGGVGFYDVRLTDDRDTHNGVEIGINWGIGLNVELLRWFAIHGELAYHYMTGDLSNPVQLITVGGRFDF; encoded by the coding sequence ATGAAGCAGGCTGCGGCCGTCGCGCCGTTCGTCATCCTGCTTGCGACATGTTCAATTCCCGGGACCGTCCTGGCGGCAAGCCAGCCCGGCGATTTCTCGTTCTTCGCGGGGATCGGCGAGTCCGGCACCAAGAGCGACAACTCGTACCGAGCCGACCAGACGCTCAGTTTCGCCCTGCAGTACCAGAAGAGCGGCTACGCCGCCTATCGCGCCGCGACCGGGTTCTTCGCGCTGAGCGGGCGGGAGACCATCAGCCCCAGCATCGGCACCCGCGACGCCAGCGCCTTCTTTCTCACGGGGGACGTCCTTTTCACGCCCCGTTTCCGCATGGTGAACCCCTACGTGGCCGGAGGGGTCGGCTTCTACGACGTCCGCCTGACCGATGACCGGGACACCCACAACGGCGTCGAAATCGGGATCAACTGGGGAATCGGGCTGAACGTCGAGCTCCTGAGGTGGTTCGCCATACACGGCGAGCTCGCCTACCACTACATGACCGGGGACCTCTCGAACCCGGTGCAGCTGATCACCGTGGGCGGCCGCTTCGACTTCTAG
- a CDS encoding S8 family serine peptidase: MRISRYARGVCCTAPVLILLALSASAAGPAPRNGAQASESAWERKLDPFLRRLALGTVKAEGRFREAVPGRSERLARSLPAFLQVERRAEPLVHVKAGLAANEPDGARAWRSLSPDLPGLGVMVKGRVATVASLRVPAAALEALARRPEIAWLKAAHGYNLLNEVSTSAAHLGSDEANGIFTRGAGAIVAVVDTGIAWADRDFRKGDGTTRILGIWDMTLTDPAHPPPAGFSFGAWYPQSVIQTAIATSGTLLTGDGHGHGTHVAGTAAGNGLRTGNGVPAGTFAGVAPEADLLIVRVFDNSGTFCGDCDLTAAVQFISQTAAAAGKPWVGNMSLGTDIGAHDGTDPDERSIDALVGPGRRGAQLAIAAGNSGGHDSSVHRHHWEAALPAVGASAINTFTLSYSPNGGADNDFIWLDLWYKGADRATVSLVTPTGITVSAARGADSGVVCTADGAVQIDATNGPDPINGDNEVFMQIWDSSTCATPFPPKTGSWTVRVTTDAIASASPTFDLWDEADAGGLGFVSLAVSSTAKSVSLPGTARHAITAGSYVSKDRWITAVNQQFIASLSTSGGVGSLSGFSGLGPTRDGRIKPDIAAPGEYIGSTLAGSIQALCNNNCKERDGEHGNIRGTSMATPHVAGTAALLLAINPNLEGPEVKAAITASARSDSFAVAPGPLPNTWFGSGKLRALEAGYVAASLVTDFADTATGFTGTDSPFVDTYNVYRGTIPGISPSAYGACLLMGQPSPTFSDPANPPAGQVYFYLVTGVHAGVEGILGTDSTGRIRPNTSPCL; encoded by the coding sequence ATGAGAATTTCCCGCTACGCCCGGGGGGTCTGCTGCACCGCTCCGGTCCTCATTCTGCTGGCCCTGTCCGCTTCCGCCGCAGGCCCCGCGCCGCGGAACGGAGCCCAGGCCTCGGAATCGGCCTGGGAGCGCAAGCTCGATCCGTTCCTGCGGCGGCTGGCCCTGGGGACGGTGAAGGCCGAGGGGCGGTTCAGGGAGGCGGTGCCCGGGCGATCGGAGCGGCTCGCCAGGTCGCTGCCGGCATTCCTGCAGGTCGAACGGCGGGCCGAGCCGCTGGTGCACGTCAAGGCCGGCCTCGCCGCGAACGAGCCGGACGGGGCCCGCGCCTGGAGGTCCCTCTCGCCCGATCTTCCAGGCCTCGGGGTCATGGTGAAGGGGCGCGTCGCCACGGTCGCATCCCTCCGGGTCCCGGCCGCCGCCCTGGAAGCTCTGGCCAGGAGGCCCGAGATCGCCTGGCTGAAGGCGGCCCACGGCTACAACCTGCTCAACGAGGTCAGCACCTCTGCGGCGCACCTGGGATCGGACGAGGCGAACGGCATCTTCACGCGCGGCGCCGGAGCGATCGTCGCCGTGGTGGACACCGGCATCGCCTGGGCCGACCGGGACTTCAGGAAGGGGGACGGGACCACGCGCATCCTCGGCATCTGGGACATGACCCTGACCGATCCGGCCCATCCGCCGCCCGCCGGGTTCTCGTTCGGCGCCTGGTATCCGCAGAGCGTCATCCAGACGGCGATCGCCACGAGTGGAACGCTCCTGACCGGAGACGGCCACGGCCACGGCACGCACGTCGCAGGCACCGCCGCCGGCAACGGCCTGCGGACGGGGAACGGCGTGCCGGCCGGGACGTTCGCGGGCGTGGCCCCCGAGGCCGACCTGCTGATCGTCCGGGTGTTCGACAACAGCGGGACCTTCTGCGGCGACTGCGACCTGACGGCGGCCGTGCAGTTCATCAGCCAGACGGCGGCGGCCGCCGGGAAACCGTGGGTCGGCAACATGAGCCTCGGCACCGACATCGGGGCGCACGACGGGACCGATCCGGACGAGCGCTCGATCGATGCGCTGGTCGGCCCTGGCCGGCGCGGCGCCCAGCTGGCGATCGCCGCCGGAAACTCCGGCGGGCATGATTCGAGCGTGCATCGCCATCACTGGGAGGCCGCGCTGCCGGCGGTCGGCGCCTCGGCCATCAACACCTTCACACTGTCGTACTCGCCGAACGGCGGCGCGGACAACGACTTCATCTGGCTGGATCTCTGGTACAAGGGGGCCGACCGGGCCACGGTGAGCCTGGTCACGCCCACCGGGATCACCGTGAGCGCGGCGCGCGGCGCCGATTCGGGGGTCGTCTGCACCGCCGACGGGGCGGTGCAGATCGACGCCACGAACGGGCCGGACCCGATCAACGGCGACAACGAAGTCTTCATGCAGATCTGGGACAGCAGCACCTGCGCCACGCCCTTCCCGCCGAAAACCGGCAGCTGGACCGTCCGGGTCACGACCGACGCCATCGCTTCCGCCTCGCCGACCTTCGATCTGTGGGACGAAGCGGACGCGGGGGGCCTGGGGTTCGTCAGCCTGGCCGTCTCGAGCACCGCCAAGAGCGTCTCCCTCCCGGGCACCGCGAGGCACGCCATCACCGCCGGCTCGTATGTCAGCAAGGATCGCTGGATCACCGCGGTGAACCAGCAGTTCATCGCTTCCCTGAGCACCTCTGGAGGTGTCGGGAGCCTGTCCGGCTTCTCGGGCCTCGGCCCGACGCGCGACGGTCGGATCAAGCCGGACATCGCGGCCCCGGGCGAATACATCGGCTCGACTCTCGCCGGGTCGATCCAGGCGTTGTGCAACAACAACTGCAAAGAGCGCGATGGTGAGCACGGCAACATCCGCGGCACCAGCATGGCGACGCCGCACGTCGCCGGGACCGCCGCGCTCCTCTTGGCAATCAATCCGAACCTGGAGGGGCCGGAGGTGAAGGCGGCGATCACCGCCTCGGCGCGATCCGACTCATTCGCGGTCGCCCCCGGCCCGCTGCCCAACACCTGGTTCGGGAGCGGCAAGCTGCGCGCCCTGGAGGCGGGATACGTCGCGGCGTCGCTGGTCACCGATTTCGCCGACACCGCGACCGGCTTCACGGGCACCGACAGCCCGTTCGTGGACACGTACAACGTGTATCGCGGCACGATCCCCGGCATTTCGCCGAGCGCCTATGGCGCCTGCCTCCTGATGGGGCAGCCCTCTCCCACGTTCAGCGACCCTGCGAACCCGCCCGCCGGGCAGGTGTATTTCTACCTGGTCACCGGCGTGCACGCCGGCGTCGAGGGGATCCTCGGCACCGACAGCACGGGCCGCATCCGCCCCAACACCAGTCCCTGCCTCTGA
- a CDS encoding amino acid permease has product MSDPREGEAGLVRALGLLDSTLLVIGLVIGSAVFLVTGGANGVARLLPSPGLLILGWVAGGILSFAGALVYAELGAAMPRAGGQYVFLREAYGDLTGFLYGWTLFTVIHTGSLAALAVGYARYFGVFVPALGTDRVVAALPLLGHTLSISAGQLNAVAVIVLLSIVNYFGVKEGSLFQGIVTMVKVASFAGFMVLGIAVGKGSWSHLTPLFAAGAGDAAAPGVAVAGAAGGFGIGPFILSLVAMLWAYEGWNNITFTAGEIKDPQRNLPRSLILGMSAITLIYVGMNLVYLYAMPIGDMVSTDTIGEAAAGRLFGPIGSTLMSVCVLVSVFGCISATVISGPRVFYAMAKDGLFFRRIASVHPRHRTPAQAILWQCVWSSALCLSGTYDQLYTFVIFAAVLFYALAGASVIVLRRRHPEWPRPYRTWGYPATPILYVGVCVVVLGNTLINQPVESGWGLAILGCGLPAYLYWRRRRTAA; this is encoded by the coding sequence ATGAGCGACCCGCGCGAGGGAGAAGCCGGGCTCGTCCGGGCGCTCGGGCTCCTCGACTCGACCCTTCTGGTCATCGGGCTGGTGATCGGGTCGGCGGTGTTCCTGGTCACCGGAGGGGCGAACGGCGTGGCGCGCCTCCTGCCGTCCCCCGGGCTCCTCATCCTAGGCTGGGTCGCGGGCGGCATCCTGTCGTTCGCCGGGGCGCTCGTCTACGCGGAGCTAGGCGCCGCCATGCCGCGCGCCGGCGGGCAGTACGTCTTCCTGCGCGAGGCGTACGGCGACCTGACGGGGTTTCTCTACGGCTGGACCCTGTTCACGGTCATCCACACCGGCTCCCTCGCGGCGCTCGCCGTAGGATACGCGCGCTACTTCGGCGTCTTCGTCCCGGCCCTCGGCACCGATCGGGTCGTGGCCGCGCTCCCGCTTCTCGGCCACACGCTGTCGATCTCGGCGGGACAGCTCAACGCCGTCGCGGTCATCGTCCTCCTGTCGATCGTCAACTACTTCGGCGTCAAGGAGGGGAGCCTGTTCCAGGGGATCGTCACCATGGTGAAGGTCGCCTCCTTCGCAGGGTTCATGGTCCTGGGGATCGCCGTCGGCAAGGGCTCGTGGTCGCACCTGACGCCGCTGTTCGCCGCCGGGGCCGGAGACGCGGCGGCACCGGGCGTGGCCGTCGCCGGCGCCGCCGGCGGGTTCGGAATCGGCCCCTTCATCCTGTCGCTGGTGGCGATGCTGTGGGCCTACGAGGGATGGAACAACATCACCTTCACGGCCGGGGAGATCAAGGACCCCCAGAGAAACCTCCCGCGGTCGCTCATCCTGGGGATGAGCGCCATCACGTTGATCTACGTCGGGATGAACCTCGTCTACCTCTACGCCATGCCGATCGGCGACATGGTGTCGACGGACACCATCGGCGAGGCGGCCGCCGGCCGGCTCTTCGGCCCGATCGGCTCGACCCTCATGTCGGTGTGCGTGCTCGTCTCGGTGTTCGGCTGCATCTCGGCGACCGTGATCTCCGGCCCGCGGGTCTTCTACGCCATGGCGAAGGACGGCCTGTTCTTCCGGCGCATCGCCTCGGTGCACCCGCGCCACCGGACGCCGGCGCAGGCCATCCTCTGGCAGTGCGTCTGGTCGAGCGCCCTCTGCCTGTCGGGGACCTACGATCAGCTCTACACCTTCGTGATCTTCGCCGCCGTCCTGTTCTACGCCCTGGCCGGCGCCTCGGTCATCGTCCTGCGCCGCCGCCACCCGGAGTGGCCGCGTCCCTACCGCACCTGGGGCTATCCCGCCACGCCGATCCTGTACGTCGGCGTATGCGTCGTCGTCCTCGGGAACACGCTCATCAACCAGCCGGTCGAATCGGGCTGGGGCCTCGCCATCCTCGGCTGCGGCCTGCCGGCCTATCTCTATTGGCGGCGGAGGCGCACCGCCGCATGA
- a CDS encoding M28 family metallopeptidase — protein sequence MNGRVLLTAAAAPALAALLLAAPRPPDRRASGPPGAPKSAAGSPAAPGSPVPPATGIFGFLRASLPRQREIEALLLSLPDTARVEEHARVLTGEPHIAGTPGNARVQRYIADRFKEAGLDVEMKSYDVYMGYVNRALLEQVAPEPRLLTRPEEGVPEDRDASDPRASLNWNAYSPSCDLTREVVYVNHARPEDFAALDRLGVSVKDRLVLARYYRGYRGGKAQEAQKRGAAGIIFYSDPMEDGYYRGDVYPHGPWGPESHFQRGATAFDYIVPGDPLTPGWASLPGARRIDPRQAENLPRIPSVPISWRDALVVFRNLAGPAVPRGWQGGLPLTYHVGPGPARLHLRIEASFERRAITNVIGVLRGSAEPEKIVLLGNHHDAWVYGAVDPASGTAAMLELARVAGELKRRGFPPRRTLVFGNWDAEEWTLTGSTEWGEEREDDLARNGVACLNIDSAAAGPNFQATAVPTMRRLISEALRDVRDPRSGEDLFAVTLRDDEEGAFTPIYNAPAVEHRAHRINYDILGSGSDYTVFFNHIGMPSLDAGFDGPYGVYHSVLDNYFWMSRFGDPGFLYHTTMVRVWALLAYRTANADILPFEESPYPADVGTYLDDLEKSAGAARLPDLADLRAAIAEWEKAAAEFDARVAAILEAEAPGPPRQRGAASRGPRPSPKALAGVNASLMRAERDLLSAAGIPKRPWFRHLIYAPLPTYQAETLPGLREAIGDGDAPRAAAQARTLAAAVRARTATVRKGAEALWR from the coding sequence ATGAACGGCCGGGTGCTCCTGACCGCGGCCGCGGCCCCCGCCCTCGCCGCCCTCCTGCTCGCGGCCCCCCGCCCGCCCGACCGGCGGGCCAGCGGGCCGCCGGGGGCGCCGAAGTCCGCCGCAGGCTCCCCGGCCGCTCCGGGCTCTCCCGTTCCTCCGGCAACCGGCATCTTCGGGTTCCTGCGCGCCTCGCTGCCGCGCCAGCGGGAGATCGAGGCGCTCCTCCTGAGCCTGCCGGACACGGCGCGGGTCGAGGAGCACGCGCGCGTTCTCACCGGGGAGCCGCACATCGCCGGCACTCCGGGGAACGCGCGGGTACAGCGCTACATCGCCGACCGCTTCAAAGAGGCGGGGCTCGACGTCGAGATGAAGAGCTACGACGTCTACATGGGATACGTGAACCGGGCGCTCCTGGAGCAGGTCGCCCCCGAGCCGAGGCTCCTGACCCGTCCGGAGGAAGGGGTGCCGGAGGACAGGGACGCGTCCGACCCCCGGGCGTCTCTGAACTGGAACGCCTATTCGCCGTCGTGCGACCTGACCCGCGAGGTCGTGTACGTGAACCACGCGCGGCCGGAGGACTTCGCGGCGCTCGACAGGCTGGGCGTGTCGGTGAAGGACCGGCTGGTCCTGGCGCGCTACTACCGCGGCTACCGCGGCGGCAAGGCGCAGGAGGCGCAGAAGCGGGGGGCGGCCGGGATCATCTTCTACAGCGATCCGATGGAGGACGGCTATTACCGGGGGGACGTCTACCCGCACGGGCCCTGGGGGCCCGAGAGCCACTTCCAGCGCGGCGCGACGGCGTTCGACTACATCGTCCCGGGGGATCCGCTGACCCCCGGCTGGGCGTCGCTCCCGGGCGCGCGCCGCATCGACCCGCGTCAAGCGGAGAATCTGCCGCGCATCCCGTCGGTCCCGATCTCGTGGCGCGATGCCCTGGTCGTCTTCCGCAACCTCGCCGGCCCCGCCGTTCCGCGCGGATGGCAAGGCGGCCTGCCTTTGACCTACCACGTCGGCCCGGGTCCGGCGCGCCTGCACCTCCGGATCGAGGCGTCCTTCGAGAGGCGCGCCATCACCAACGTCATCGGCGTCCTGCGCGGCTCGGCCGAGCCGGAGAAGATCGTGCTGCTCGGCAACCACCATGACGCCTGGGTCTACGGCGCCGTCGATCCGGCGAGCGGCACGGCGGCGATGCTCGAGCTGGCGCGCGTCGCCGGCGAGCTCAAGCGCCGCGGCTTCCCGCCGCGCCGGACCCTGGTGTTCGGCAACTGGGACGCCGAGGAGTGGACCCTGACCGGCTCGACCGAGTGGGGGGAGGAGCGCGAGGACGACCTGGCCAGAAACGGCGTCGCCTGCCTGAACATCGACTCGGCGGCCGCCGGCCCGAACTTCCAGGCCACCGCCGTGCCGACGATGCGGCGGCTGATCTCCGAAGCGCTGCGCGACGTCCGCGATCCGAGAAGCGGCGAGGACCTGTTCGCCGTCACCCTGCGCGACGACGAGGAGGGGGCCTTCACGCCGATCTACAACGCCCCCGCGGTCGAGCACCGGGCCCACCGGATCAACTACGACATCCTCGGCAGCGGCTCGGACTACACCGTGTTCTTCAACCACATCGGCATGCCGTCGCTCGACGCCGGCTTCGACGGCCCGTACGGCGTCTATCACTCCGTCCTCGACAATTACTTCTGGATGAGCCGGTTCGGCGATCCCGGGTTTCTCTACCACACGACGATGGTGCGCGTCTGGGCGCTCCTGGCCTACCGCACGGCCAACGCCGACATCCTGCCCTTCGAGGAATCCCCCTACCCGGCCGACGTGGGAACGTACCTGGACGACCTGGAGAAGAGCGCGGGCGCGGCGCGGCTTCCCGACCTGGCGGATCTGCGCGCCGCCATCGCGGAATGGGAGAAGGCGGCCGCCGAGTTCGACGCGAGGGTGGCCGCGATCCTTGAAGCCGAAGCCCCGGGGCCGCCGCGCCAGAGAGGCGCCGCGTCCCGCGGCCCCCGTCCCTCGCCGAAGGCGCTTGCCGGGGTCAACGCGTCCCTGATGCGGGCCGAGCGCGATCTGCTCAGCGCGGCCGGGATCCCGAAGCGCCCCTGGTTCCGCCACTTGATCTACGCGCCCCTCCCGACCTACCAGGCGGAGACCCTCCCGGGACTGCGCGAGGCGATCGGAGACGGGGACGCGCCGCGGGCCGCCGCCCAGGCGCGCACGCTCGCCGCCGCCGTGCGGGCGCGGACCGCTACCGTCCGGAAGGGGGCGGAAGCGCTGTGGCGATAG
- a CDS encoding DUF3857 domain-containing protein, which produces MSVALLAPGLGRPGRAAELGVSDDALILEEAMEIDIASNAEASVRARGRIQVLTPAGVERFDEVAVNQNPWVSIRELRGSVVSPSGSRTSLKKKDIYETSSSYELYSEEKARVLRFPGVVPGSTIEYEYEQSLKSLFYLPRTISLQEEVPVRLQTLTVRSPASFPLRLTAHGGAPEPSRVEQGGTVTHVWEVRDAPAMKTEPEMPPEMDVLPRIEIVPKDIVYGEHRIDASTWDGIAGWDWQLVRDRIKPTPEVERTARELTAGLQDPDAKIRPLYEFVQKKIDYVQIYLGIGGWQPHASEDVLRHRYGDCKDKATLLIALLQSVGVRGYPVLIMTRNFRLIDRDSPAPSFNHQIVAVPLDDAYLFLDPTPDHTPFGDLPWEDQGVPALVVKEDGRGELVTTPLFPPEKNRRHIRAVAHLKPTGDLEGTYEIQAWGVRRELLNELQAAKPSEREDALADIMSLLCPGAVLQGQDVKIAPDPKGPDTATLRFTVPRFLIRAGTREIISPFLVRFKALTDVASYPKRRHPVLFSNLRSDTTEIRLHLPPGRTFKRVPSDRSLSGPGLSASTQFAMEREQDHQVLVVRRSVTVSRREIPVEDYPALRSFVSSLAEEEANALTMESDAIATALPPPSGR; this is translated from the coding sequence GTGAGTGTGGCCCTGCTCGCCCCCGGTCTCGGGCGCCCCGGCCGGGCCGCGGAGCTCGGGGTCTCCGACGACGCCCTCATCCTCGAGGAGGCGATGGAGATCGACATTGCCTCGAACGCCGAAGCCAGCGTGCGGGCTCGCGGCCGGATCCAGGTCCTGACGCCGGCCGGCGTGGAGCGATTCGACGAGGTCGCGGTCAACCAGAATCCCTGGGTGAGCATCCGCGAGCTCCGCGGCTCGGTGGTCTCGCCTTCCGGCTCGCGGACCAGTCTCAAGAAGAAGGACATCTACGAGACGAGCAGTTCGTACGAGCTCTACTCCGAAGAGAAGGCGCGGGTCCTGCGTTTTCCGGGCGTGGTTCCCGGCTCGACGATCGAGTATGAATACGAGCAGTCCCTCAAGAGCCTGTTCTACTTGCCCCGCACGATCAGCCTGCAGGAGGAGGTCCCGGTCCGGCTCCAGACCCTGACGGTGCGCTCGCCCGCTTCCTTCCCGCTTCGCCTGACCGCCCACGGAGGCGCGCCCGAGCCGTCGCGCGTGGAGCAGGGCGGCACCGTGACCCACGTCTGGGAGGTGCGCGACGCCCCCGCGATGAAGACCGAGCCGGAGATGCCCCCTGAAATGGACGTGCTGCCGCGCATCGAGATCGTGCCGAAGGACATCGTGTACGGAGAGCATCGCATCGACGCGTCCACCTGGGACGGAATCGCCGGCTGGGACTGGCAGCTGGTTCGCGATCGGATCAAGCCGACCCCCGAGGTCGAACGGACGGCCCGCGAGCTGACCGCAGGCCTGCAGGACCCCGACGCGAAGATCAGGCCCCTCTATGAATTCGTGCAGAAGAAGATCGATTACGTCCAGATCTACCTGGGGATCGGAGGCTGGCAGCCGCACGCGAGCGAAGACGTCCTGCGTCACCGGTACGGCGACTGCAAGGACAAGGCGACCCTCCTGATTGCCCTGCTCCAGTCGGTCGGCGTGCGCGGCTACCCCGTCCTCATCATGACCCGCAACTTCAGGCTGATCGATCGCGATTCACCCGCCCCCTCCTTCAATCACCAGATCGTGGCCGTGCCGCTGGACGACGCCTACCTGTTCCTCGACCCCACGCCGGACCACACCCCCTTCGGCGATCTCCCGTGGGAGGACCAGGGGGTTCCCGCCCTCGTGGTCAAGGAAGACGGGCGCGGCGAGCTCGTGACGACGCCCCTCTTCCCGCCCGAGAAGAACCGCAGGCACATCCGGGCCGTGGCGCATCTCAAGCCGACCGGCGACCTCGAGGGAACCTACGAGATCCAGGCGTGGGGAGTGCGGCGCGAGTTGCTGAACGAGCTTCAGGCCGCCAAGCCGAGCGAACGGGAGGATGCGCTGGCCGACATCATGAGCCTTCTCTGCCCGGGGGCGGTGCTGCAGGGCCAGGATGTGAAGATCGCGCCCGATCCGAAGGGCCCGGACACGGCCACGCTCCGGTTCACCGTCCCCCGCTTCTTGATTCGCGCCGGAACCCGGGAGATCATCTCCCCCTTCCTCGTGCGCTTCAAGGCCCTGACCGACGTCGCCTCCTACCCGAAGCGGCGCCATCCTGTCCTGTTCTCGAATCTGCGCAGCGACACGACCGAGATTCGCCTCCACCTTCCGCCCGGACGCACCTTCAAGAGGGTCCCCTCGGACAGGAGCCTGAGCGGCCCGGGGCTGTCCGCGAGCACGCAGTTCGCGATGGAGCGGGAGCAGGACCACCAGGTCCTGGTCGTCCGGAGATCGGTCACCGTGTCCCGTCGCGAGATCCCGGTCGAGGACTATCCCGCCCTGCGTTCGTTCGTCTCGTCCCTGGCGGAGGAGGAGGCGAACGCCCTCACCATGGAATCGGACGCTATCGCCACAGCGCTTCCGCCCCCTTCCGGACGGTAG